In the Zestosphaera sp. genome, one interval contains:
- a CDS encoding acetyl ornithine aminotransferase family protein — MWDYKRPSIVVPPPGPKALEWIKRDEALLSTSLTRTAPLVPAETGYVWIKDVDGNVFLDFGSGIAVTNVGHRHPRVVKALKEVIDLLDHTNSCDFYSHLQVVYAEKLLPLIPGDFKKRVFFGNSGTESVECALKAVKWHSPGKPYILGFVPGFHGRTMGSLSFTTTKLSARRRFFPFMAGAVHIPFPNTYRCPFKGLEGDECVEAVLSYIEDFLFQHVVPPDEVAGAIIEPILGAGGVVPAPERFLRELYKMSRKYGFYLIIDEVQTGFGRTGKLWAVQHYEGVIPDVMTMSKAAANGLPFGPCVARAELLEWEPDAHENTLGGNPIVVAAAIAVLDVILEEKLPENAAKQGEYLMKRLSELKEKYEEVGDVRGKGLMVGVEFVKSKETKEPNKKFREKVIEEAFRRGLILLGAGISSLRLQPPLVIKEEHIDVAVEILEESIKSART; from the coding sequence TTGTGGGATTATAAGAGGCCCTCAATAGTTGTCCCGCCTCCCGGTCCTAAAGCTCTTGAATGGATTAAGCGTGATGAAGCACTACTCTCAACTTCCTTAACTAGGACGGCCCCCCTAGTTCCTGCAGAGACTGGTTATGTCTGGATTAAAGATGTTGACGGCAACGTTTTTCTAGATTTTGGTTCAGGGATTGCTGTTACGAATGTGGGTCATAGACATCCGAGAGTTGTTAAGGCATTGAAAGAAGTCATTGATTTACTCGACCATACAAACTCTTGCGACTTCTACAGCCATCTTCAGGTGGTTTATGCTGAGAAGTTACTCCCGCTAATACCGGGAGATTTTAAAAAGAGGGTCTTCTTCGGTAATTCAGGAACAGAGTCTGTAGAGTGTGCTCTGAAAGCTGTTAAGTGGCATTCTCCTGGCAAGCCATACATACTAGGTTTCGTACCAGGCTTTCACGGGAGAACTATGGGTTCGCTGTCATTCACCACAACAAAATTAAGTGCTAGGAGAAGGTTCTTCCCGTTCATGGCTGGAGCTGTTCACATACCTTTCCCTAACACGTATAGGTGTCCCTTCAAAGGTCTTGAAGGAGACGAGTGTGTGGAGGCAGTCTTGTCTTACATTGAGGACTTCTTGTTCCAGCATGTAGTCCCTCCTGACGAGGTTGCTGGAGCGATAATTGAGCCAATACTTGGTGCTGGAGGAGTTGTACCAGCTCCTGAGAGATTCTTGAGAGAGCTGTACAAAATGAGCAGAAAATATGGGTTCTACTTGATAATAGATGAGGTACAGACAGGGTTTGGAAGGACAGGCAAGTTATGGGCAGTACAGCACTATGAAGGCGTGATACCTGACGTAATGACTATGTCTAAGGCCGCGGCGAACGGGTTGCCTTTCGGCCCCTGTGTTGCTAGGGCTGAATTACTTGAGTGGGAGCCGGACGCGCACGAGAACACACTAGGCGGTAACCCGATAGTAGTCGCTGCAGCGATAGCAGTCTTAGACGTGATTTTAGAAGAGAAGCTCCCAGAAAACGCGGCTAAGCAGGGCGAGTATTTAATGAAGAGATTGAGCGAACTTAAAGAGAAATATGAGGAGGTAGGTGACGTGAGGGGTAAGGGATTAATGGTTGGTGTTGAGTTTGTTAAAAGTAAAGAGACGAAAGAACCTAACAAGAAATTTAGGGAGAAAGTCATAGAAGAAGCTTTCAGGAGAGGCCTAATATTACTGGGTGCGGGCATATCATCTCTAAGGCTACAACCACCACTCGTTATTAAGGAAGAACACATAGACGTAGCTGTCGAGATATTAGAGGAATCTATAAAAAGTGCTAGAACTTAA
- a CDS encoding DUF1464 family protein, whose protein sequence is MVRVVGIDPGTKTMDLCLLENGVVRDEVILESSEVALRPELLIKAVEKLSPHDLIVGPSGYGVEVTYLDEISDDIFEEWYYTYILLTSKEEIEYGVARGDVGSYVYYAMAKTMIEFKKRRLPVVFIPGIINLPTVQNFKKLNKVDLGTADKLAVTVLATYLQSKRLEIPYSEVSFILSELGFGYNAVIGVSEGLIKDAFGGTTMPGPGFLSMGCADLEVVQLVKNWLKTDVFTGGVSYASGCRTPEELVQCFASRPECDDSLNSMLDGVLKAIHALTYSVGIPKEVLYSGRLSRIDLIRNMLIKNIRNSSVLGLVKVLPVGNLPGANKVKETAQGYALVGDGIAGGSSRKLINHMRIMDAKGNALDYINHPKFDKRRLVRFK, encoded by the coding sequence TTGGTCAGAGTCGTAGGAATAGACCCAGGAACTAAGACCATGGATTTATGCTTGCTTGAGAACGGTGTAGTAAGAGATGAGGTAATTCTTGAATCTAGTGAGGTAGCGCTTAGGCCTGAACTACTCATAAAAGCTGTTGAGAAGCTATCTCCGCACGACCTCATAGTAGGTCCGTCAGGCTACGGGGTTGAGGTGACCTACCTTGATGAAATATCTGACGACATCTTTGAAGAGTGGTATTACACCTACATACTCCTAACTAGTAAGGAAGAAATCGAGTATGGTGTTGCTAGAGGTGATGTAGGCTCCTACGTTTATTACGCTATGGCTAAGACGATGATAGAGTTCAAGAAGCGTCGACTCCCAGTAGTTTTTATACCAGGCATCATAAATCTTCCCACAGTTCAGAACTTTAAGAAATTAAATAAGGTTGATTTAGGAACCGCAGATAAGTTGGCAGTAACTGTCCTCGCAACATATCTACAATCCAAGAGACTTGAGATACCATATAGTGAGGTCTCCTTTATTTTATCTGAGCTGGGTTTCGGCTACAACGCAGTTATAGGGGTTAGTGAAGGTCTTATTAAAGACGCGTTTGGCGGGACTACGATGCCCGGCCCCGGATTTCTGTCAATGGGCTGTGCAGACCTAGAAGTCGTTCAACTAGTTAAGAATTGGTTAAAGACTGACGTGTTTACTGGGGGAGTTTCTTACGCGTCAGGTTGTAGAACTCCTGAAGAGTTAGTTCAGTGTTTTGCTTCTAGACCTGAATGCGATGATTCACTAAATTCTATGCTTGATGGAGTCCTGAAAGCTATTCATGCCTTAACCTACAGTGTCGGAATACCTAAAGAAGTACTTTACTCGGGAAGGCTTTCCAGGATCGACTTAATCAGAAATATGTTGATCAAGAACATCAGAAACTCCAGTGTTTTAGGTTTGGTAAAGGTATTGCCTGTGGGAAATCTCCCAGGCGCCAATAAAGTTAAAGAGACAGCACAAGGTTACGCTTTAGTGGGGGATGGCATAGCAGGCGGTTCTTCCAGAAAACTAATTAATCACATGCGCATCATGGACGCTAAAGGGAATGCACTCGACTATATAAACCATCCTAAATTTGATAAGAGGAGACTCGTTAGGTTTAAGTAG
- a CDS encoding BtpA/SgcQ family protein — protein MTKLGNSGKLLIGVIHLPRLPSTNYASEVKVEDILERATRESKLLEELGFSGVIVENFGDSPFLKRVKDPLTLATFTVITREVVKSVSIDVGVNLLRNSGLEAYSVALATGAKFIRVNSLTETLLTDSGIIEPEAPRLRNVRFNHPGIKVYADILCKHGASLSYLAYREHNLIRSSREAIKELVADAVERGGADALIVTGARTGEEPSVEFLSKVKSISPVPVIVGSGARPENLELLLKVSDGVIVGSFIKIDGKAGNPVDAERARRFINKFNEVTRTLR, from the coding sequence GTGACAAAACTTGGTAACTCGGGAAAATTACTGATTGGAGTGATACACCTGCCCAGACTGCCTAGCACCAACTACGCTAGCGAAGTTAAAGTTGAAGACATACTAGAGAGAGCTACTAGAGAGTCTAAACTACTTGAAGAATTAGGGTTTAGTGGCGTTATAGTCGAGAATTTTGGTGATTCCCCCTTCCTAAAAAGAGTTAAAGATCCTTTAACGCTAGCAACGTTCACAGTCATAACTAGAGAAGTCGTTAAGTCTGTCAGCATTGATGTAGGAGTTAATCTCCTAAGGAATTCAGGTCTTGAAGCCTACTCAGTAGCGCTGGCAACAGGAGCTAAGTTCATCAGAGTAAATTCATTAACAGAGACTTTATTGACAGACTCAGGAATTATAGAACCTGAAGCACCTAGACTCAGAAATGTTAGATTTAATCATCCGGGAATTAAAGTATATGCTGACATTCTCTGTAAGCACGGAGCTAGCCTAAGCTACTTAGCTTACAGAGAACACAACTTAATAAGAAGCAGTAGAGAAGCAATAAAAGAATTAGTTGCGGACGCTGTAGAGAGAGGGGGAGCTGACGCGCTGATAGTGACTGGAGCTAGAACTGGAGAAGAACCCAGCGTGGAATTCTTGAGTAAAGTAAAGAGTATCTCGCCAGTACCAGTCATAGTAGGTAGTGGCGCGAGACCCGAGAATCTTGAGCTACTACTGAAAGTATCTGATGGGGTTATAGTGGGTTCATTCATCAAGATTGATGGAAAGGCAGGCAATCCTGTAGACGCTGAGAGAGCTAGACGATTTATCAATAAATTTAATGAGGTAACACGAACACTAAGATAG
- a CDS encoding nucleotidyltransferase domain-containing protein, producing MSPVPRHKIQRIPEFREVIYDEKRWDLLAKLRSRALHIIEDLSSCGISAVAHGSLARGDVTPTSDVDIVITYLTQPYKITFCLEKLNYSIHKQYIVKATPASTPKAYIELDVEGREVISFPLKESSPTEWEFYKFGGIVTLEDLRKNVRKPGVNKNLVLIVPTERGHREAPVISYEGYVASLLGVSINVVNERVRLLSRRDQVGRTGTYLKYVLRIGESIEEALSKLIKEGRLELS from the coding sequence TTGAGTCCAGTACCGCGTCACAAGATTCAGAGAATACCAGAATTCAGAGAAGTCATTTATGATGAGAAAAGATGGGATCTACTAGCTAAGTTAAGGTCAAGAGCTCTTCACATAATAGAAGACCTGAGTAGTTGCGGGATAAGTGCAGTCGCTCACGGCTCCCTAGCAAGAGGAGACGTGACACCAACTAGCGACGTAGATATAGTGATAACGTATTTAACTCAGCCCTACAAAATCACTTTTTGCCTAGAAAAACTCAATTATTCTATACATAAGCAGTATATAGTTAAGGCTACTCCCGCGTCAACCCCTAAAGCCTACATAGAATTAGATGTTGAGGGTAGAGAAGTAATTTCGTTCCCCCTCAAAGAATCAAGTCCTACTGAATGGGAGTTTTATAAGTTTGGCGGTATTGTGACGCTCGAAGACCTGAGAAAGAATGTTAGGAAGCCTGGTGTTAATAAAAACCTAGTTTTGATAGTGCCGACGGAGAGAGGACATCGTGAAGCACCTGTCATCAGCTATGAGGGTTATGTTGCTTCTCTCTTAGGTGTTTCTATTAATGTAGTAAACGAGAGAGTTAGATTACTGAGTAGGCGAGACCAGGTTGGCAGGACAGGAACATATCTTAAGTATGTCTTGAGGATTGGAGAGAGTATTGAGGAAGCTCTTTCTAAATTGATTAAGGAGGGGAGACTAGAGTTAAGTTGA
- a CDS encoding RsmB/NOP family class I SAM-dependent RNA methyltransferase yields MKEPYSLQWVDVAALIDAVKLAESIKPSQQAKRNAFKKFGILGTRRDPPLTAIFYNIMLRLGLIDNLIKEFSGVINPLLLDSNLRAALRVFIGLMIFSKERVKFEDFDKIKNKVSQYLSRSSHPFTGMWFWDLIDKLKNYEYKPRTPEEELTLKHLLPAWYVKKIRELIGEDEASKLFESFLKTPKISVRVNTLKTTVDEVLKELKEEGIKDLEVSQVVPTVVKFRGPYNFDRSSLVREGKIVIQDESAALAAMLLDPKPGHVVVDLTAAPGGKTEFLGELMKNEGVIYAFDVDPIRIKRMQRLLEKTGITIVKIYERDGREAPNIIGKDVADRVLVDPPCSSDGTLMKNHDLRWRLVEDEVPKLAQLQYELLLAGLKILKPGGYLLYSTCSLLKEENEDVISRVIKKKRVKVVPIKGPYEEGFITGTMRAWPHKHGTTGFFYALLTKE; encoded by the coding sequence ATGAAAGAACCTTACAGTCTTCAGTGGGTGGATGTAGCGGCTCTGATTGATGCTGTGAAGTTAGCTGAGAGTATTAAGCCTTCCCAGCAAGCCAAGAGAAACGCTTTCAAAAAGTTTGGCATTCTCGGAACTAGGCGCGACCCTCCCCTCACCGCCATATTCTATAACATAATGTTAAGACTTGGTCTCATAGATAATTTAATTAAGGAATTTTCAGGCGTGATAAACCCCCTACTACTAGACAGTAATCTCAGAGCAGCTCTCAGAGTTTTCATAGGCTTAATGATTTTTAGCAAAGAGAGAGTCAAGTTTGAAGATTTTGATAAAATTAAAAACAAGGTATCTCAGTACCTCTCAAGAAGTAGCCACCCATTCACTGGTATGTGGTTTTGGGATTTAATAGATAAATTAAAGAATTACGAGTATAAGCCTAGAACGCCTGAGGAGGAGCTCACCTTAAAGCACTTACTACCAGCTTGGTATGTTAAAAAGATACGTGAATTGATTGGCGAGGATGAAGCATCTAAACTCTTTGAAAGCTTTCTAAAAACACCAAAGATATCAGTGAGGGTAAATACGTTGAAAACTACCGTAGATGAGGTTCTCAAAGAGCTTAAAGAGGAGGGAATTAAAGACTTAGAGGTATCTCAGGTAGTACCTACGGTAGTAAAATTTAGGGGGCCCTATAACTTCGACAGGTCGAGCCTCGTGAGGGAGGGTAAGATAGTCATTCAGGACGAGTCAGCAGCCTTAGCAGCAATGCTGTTAGATCCTAAACCTGGTCATGTAGTAGTTGATTTAACTGCTGCTCCAGGAGGTAAGACAGAGTTCTTGGGCGAGTTAATGAAGAATGAAGGAGTTATCTATGCGTTCGATGTAGACCCTATACGCATTAAGAGAATGCAGAGATTACTTGAGAAAACAGGCATCACTATAGTCAAGATATATGAAAGAGACGGGAGGGAAGCTCCTAACATAATCGGTAAAGACGTGGCTGATAGGGTTCTCGTAGACCCTCCATGTAGTTCCGACGGAACCTTAATGAAGAATCATGACCTGAGGTGGAGGCTCGTGGAAGACGAGGTCCCTAAATTAGCACAGCTTCAGTATGAGCTCTTACTAGCAGGATTGAAAATTCTTAAACCGGGTGGGTATCTCTTATACTCTACGTGTTCTCTCCTCAAGGAAGAGAATGAGGACGTGATATCGCGCGTCATTAAGAAAAAGAGAGTTAAGGTAGTGCCTATTAAGGGTCCGTACGAGGAAGGCTTTATTACAGGCACTATGAGGGCGTGGCCCCATAAACATGGTACGACAGGCTTTTTCTACGCTCTCCTCACTAAGGAGTGA
- a CDS encoding iron ABC transporter permease: MSIKNSLRYLDRVLIFMMVLALVLFFSFLILPLVEMVSLPLVFTLERLVSGVKTGYSLIELFSDPRLFRTYSTTEPVIVAQIGATTLVNLIGWNFGVIPNTLIIASFVTLITTLLGLVVAFIMARYDFRGKLIMRVIAYMPLLMTPFVNAYIIKKLFSFDGLFSYIINTVLGMPLRINVDGMFGVILTQSMAFWPIVYLNIYSSMMLIDPSLEEQAENLGARGFKLFRSVTLPLSLPGLAAGAAVVFIFSMEDLGGPIAYGFYDVLSYGIYSNIKAAQNIGEVGAYVGALSIVLLALALSIFFGIKRYVSLKQYAMLSRGGRWVPRTRKPGLVGSLIIYLVVLPIMIFTAMPQIGVFITAFSVRWSRAYPEGFTLDHFANILVNPEVFTGLTNSLKYAVMATALITVLSLSSAYVVARSRLRTLNEIIDMVSTSPLAIPGLAIASGYIIMFTSWPFKDTPLDPLSGYGPWLLVVLAYTIRRSPFATRVIYAGLQQIHVAYEEAAMNLGASRLRTLATIIIPLLGLNVLSGALLAFVYSVAETSVSVTVGAIAAGQKPLTAVMLDFLTSGRLAGLQLAAAMAVLIVITQLLIIFVTNVFLKQRYAFIGV; this comes from the coding sequence TTGAGCATAAAGAATAGTTTGAGATATCTAGATAGAGTGTTAATATTCATGATGGTTCTTGCTCTCGTGTTATTCTTTTCGTTCCTTATATTACCTCTAGTAGAGATGGTTTCGCTCCCATTAGTCTTCACTTTAGAGAGGCTGGTTAGTGGCGTTAAGACTGGGTATTCACTCATCGAATTATTTAGTGACCCCAGACTCTTCAGGACGTACTCAACTACAGAACCCGTGATAGTAGCTCAGATAGGCGCTACTACTCTAGTTAATTTGATAGGATGGAATTTCGGGGTTATTCCGAACACGTTGATAATAGCTTCTTTCGTTACATTAATAACTACCTTGCTAGGCTTAGTTGTGGCTTTCATTATGGCACGTTATGATTTCAGAGGTAAGTTAATTATGCGTGTCATAGCTTACATGCCGCTCTTAATGACCCCCTTCGTCAACGCTTACATCATAAAAAAGCTCTTCTCATTTGACGGGTTATTCTCTTACATTATAAACACGGTTTTAGGGATGCCATTAAGGATTAATGTTGACGGGATGTTCGGTGTTATATTAACTCAGTCTATGGCTTTCTGGCCAATAGTTTACTTAAACATATACTCGAGTATGATGTTGATAGACCCTAGTCTAGAGGAGCAAGCTGAGAACTTAGGCGCTAGAGGCTTCAAACTCTTCAGGAGTGTTACGTTGCCTCTCTCGCTACCTGGTCTTGCCGCAGGCGCTGCTGTAGTTTTTATTTTTTCTATGGAGGATTTAGGAGGTCCGATAGCTTACGGATTTTATGATGTGCTTTCTTACGGTATTTACAGTAATATTAAGGCAGCTCAGAACATAGGTGAGGTGGGTGCGTATGTTGGTGCATTATCTATAGTTTTGCTAGCCCTAGCACTGTCTATATTCTTCGGAATTAAGAGATACGTGTCTCTGAAGCAGTATGCTATGTTGAGTAGAGGCGGTAGGTGGGTGCCCAGGACTAGGAAGCCTGGATTAGTGGGTAGTCTAATAATATACTTGGTAGTATTGCCTATAATGATATTCACGGCCATGCCACAAATAGGTGTTTTTATAACAGCTTTTAGTGTGAGGTGGTCTAGAGCGTATCCAGAAGGCTTTACGTTAGACCATTTCGCGAACATACTTGTTAATCCAGAGGTTTTTACGGGGCTAACTAATAGTCTCAAGTACGCGGTGATGGCTACAGCACTAATAACAGTGTTAAGCCTCTCATCAGCGTACGTGGTTGCTAGAAGCAGACTCCGCACTTTGAATGAAATCATAGATATGGTCAGTACCTCCCCTCTAGCTATACCAGGTCTAGCAATAGCTTCTGGATACATAATCATGTTTACTTCATGGCCCTTCAAAGACACGCCTTTAGACCCTCTTTCAGGTTACGGACCTTGGTTGCTGGTCGTACTAGCGTACACGATTAGAAGGTCTCCTTTCGCTACTAGAGTAATTTATGCTGGTCTTCAGCAGATACACGTAGCTTACGAGGAGGCGGCGATGAATTTAGGTGCTTCTAGGTTGAGGACCTTAGCCACGATAATCATACCGTTACTAGGTCTTAACGTCCTTAGTGGTGCGTTATTAGCTTTCGTGTACTCAGTAGCTGAAACAAGCGTTTCAGTTACTGTGGGCGCTATAGCGGCAGGGCAGAAACCCCTGACTGCAGTCATGCTAGACTTCTTAACTAGTGGACGTTTAGCAGGACTTCAATTAGCTGCCGCTATGGCTGTTCTCATAGTGATAACACAGCTATTAATAATATTTGTAACTAATGTATTTTTGAAGCAAAGATACGCGTTTATAGGTGTATGA
- a CDS encoding ABC transporter ATP-binding protein yields the protein MTRVSLRNVTKKFGNVYAARDVELSIDEGELFTLLGPSGCGKTTTLRIIAGFEYPDSGHVFFDSDDVTYTKPYERGTAMVFQNYALWPHMSVFDNVAYGLKVKKLPKDEIRRRVLEVLELVGLRGLENRYPLQLSGGQQQRVALARALVVEPKVLLLDEPLSNLDAKLRVRMREEIKRIQRSLGITAIYVTHDQEEAMSISDRIAVMNQGRVLQVGTPQDIYFRPKNTFVATFIGKSTLLQGRVLKRDADNVLVDVGGETRIVGRLAGDSSPREGSEVILVIKPEDFLVEPPREPHNVIEGIIEFSMFLGSFTQLRMSVASQNLKVFVDPKIEVKPGDKFTVYVKVDDVLVFPKEIEEGVLETT from the coding sequence ATGACTAGAGTGAGCTTAAGAAACGTAACTAAGAAGTTCGGTAACGTTTACGCTGCCCGAGACGTAGAATTAAGTATTGATGAAGGTGAACTTTTTACGTTATTAGGTCCTTCAGGATGTGGCAAAACAACAACTTTAAGAATCATTGCTGGTTTCGAGTACCCCGACTCAGGACATGTCTTCTTCGATAGCGATGACGTTACCTATACTAAACCTTATGAGAGAGGCACGGCCATGGTATTCCAGAACTACGCTTTATGGCCGCACATGAGTGTTTTCGATAACGTAGCTTACGGACTGAAGGTGAAGAAGCTGCCTAAAGATGAGATTAGAAGAAGAGTCTTAGAAGTTCTTGAGTTAGTGGGTTTGAGAGGATTAGAGAACAGGTACCCGCTACAACTATCTGGCGGGCAACAACAAAGAGTCGCCTTAGCTAGGGCTCTCGTGGTCGAGCCTAAAGTCCTCCTGCTAGACGAGCCGCTCAGCAATCTTGACGCGAAGCTCAGGGTGAGAATGAGAGAGGAGATAAAGAGGATACAGAGGTCATTAGGTATAACGGCTATCTACGTAACACACGATCAAGAAGAAGCTATGAGTATCTCAGATAGGATTGCCGTCATGAATCAAGGGAGAGTACTTCAGGTAGGCACGCCTCAGGACATTTACTTTAGACCTAAAAATACTTTCGTCGCCACTTTCATAGGTAAATCAACCCTGCTTCAAGGTAGGGTACTCAAGAGAGACGCGGACAATGTATTAGTAGATGTGGGTGGCGAAACCAGGATTGTAGGGAGACTAGCGGGTGATTCAAGCCCTAGAGAAGGGAGCGAAGTCATACTAGTCATTAAGCCTGAAGACTTTCTGGTAGAGCCTCCTAGAGAACCCCATAACGTGATTGAGGGTATCATAGAATTCTCTATGTTCTTAGGCTCTTTCACCCAACTTAGAATGAGTGTCGCTAGCCAAAACCTGAAAGTCTTCGTAGACCCGAAAATAGAAGTCAAGCCTGGTGATAAGTTCACCGTGTACGTTAAAGTCGATGATGTTCTCGTATTTCCTAAGGAAATAGAGGAAGGAGTTCTTGAAACGACATAA
- a CDS encoding metallophosphoesterase encodes MKKLTVLLAGFLFLGILAQLVLPTLNNLSKAYFDTGAPPNVVRVKDPTYCLPTILTKDSTLDILLEYSGQSIQVFVVRIYGLDKEYEVNNLTVVTPAPNTVLIKVSLPSDIEPGLYTILVETTVDGIEYRVISPRSLWIVEEYPTSLKIMHISDIHIGISMDNWRASDRYERYIAVANSLEPDILVITGDIADVGSDIYSYRVFMMLTNKFLRPTFCVPGNHDWSQVSSLSDFYRLYGTFVGPRYWVRDLGNFVLVGLDTGYGGILDMEQLVWLNNTLSSYNESGKKILILMHHPLFTGFGILTGNSSNYQPLLGPMYASWEGNLDIALTFLRIIDSYPNIMGVFSGHIHADSTLLYAYRTWFLTVTTANGGTSQYRGYRLYQVHANGTLKVINYGASTYSENASYPADGLNIKVITNSNFTLYANVIWTSSPLPFITDNFTLYFYLNKSVDMPSYRLYARYNTTDVSYEYLTYGDLWLVRSNVPLKPNMKLYLIFSSYPDETPPSVRITYYSPTKPISGKSVVTVYIAATDTGWGLDTVKLLYRKAGDYEWSEVGVQESQGTYIAQIPQLQTNQVVVKAVAIDLAGHVSETPEVLIDYIEATPTTTPTTTVTTPATTPTTSPTTTTPATLTTSPTASPTTPATTPVTTPTTTQTIAGLVSGDTLIMLVVLGIAALAIILVVIKFVRKV; translated from the coding sequence TTGAAGAAACTCACCGTATTGCTAGCAGGGTTCTTATTCTTAGGTATTCTTGCGCAACTAGTCCTACCAACGCTAAATAACTTAAGCAAGGCATATTTTGATACTGGAGCACCGCCTAACGTCGTCAGAGTGAAAGACCCAACATATTGTCTTCCAACAATACTCACGAAAGACTCAACACTTGATATATTGTTGGAGTACTCAGGCCAATCTATTCAAGTATTTGTTGTTAGGATATACGGTCTAGATAAGGAGTACGAAGTAAACAATTTAACAGTTGTTACGCCCGCACCTAATACCGTGTTAATTAAGGTAAGTCTCCCTTCAGATATTGAGCCAGGACTTTATACCATATTAGTTGAGACTACAGTTGACGGTATAGAGTACCGCGTAATTAGCCCTAGGAGTTTGTGGATAGTTGAAGAATACCCTACTTCTCTCAAAATAATGCATATAAGTGATATACACATAGGTATATCAATGGATAACTGGCGCGCATCTGACAGATACGAAAGATACATAGCAGTCGCTAACTCTCTTGAGCCCGACATCCTAGTGATTACTGGAGACATTGCTGACGTGGGTAGTGATATATACTCTTATAGAGTCTTCATGATGCTTACTAATAAATTCTTACGACCTACTTTCTGTGTCCCAGGTAATCATGACTGGTCGCAGGTGAGTAGCTTAAGTGATTTCTACAGGCTGTACGGAACTTTCGTAGGCCCTCGTTACTGGGTTAGAGATTTAGGCAACTTCGTTCTTGTAGGGCTTGACACAGGTTACGGCGGGATTCTAGACATGGAGCAATTGGTTTGGCTTAACAACACGTTGAGTTCTTATAATGAGTCCGGGAAGAAGATACTTATATTAATGCATCATCCGTTATTCACTGGCTTTGGTATATTGACAGGCAATTCCTCAAATTATCAACCCCTACTAGGGCCCATGTATGCTAGTTGGGAGGGAAACCTAGATATAGCGCTTACATTCCTTAGGATCATAGATAGCTACCCTAATATCATGGGGGTCTTTTCAGGCCACATACACGCTGACTCAACACTCTTATACGCTTACAGAACGTGGTTCCTGACAGTCACTACGGCTAATGGAGGGACCTCACAATACAGGGGTTATAGACTTTATCAGGTTCACGCTAACGGCACTCTAAAGGTAATTAATTACGGTGCATCAACGTATTCTGAGAACGCTTCGTACCCTGCTGATGGACTCAACATCAAGGTAATCACTAACAGTAACTTCACCCTCTACGCTAACGTTATATGGACTAGTTCGCCCCTGCCTTTCATCACAGATAACTTTACTCTCTATTTCTATTTGAACAAGTCTGTTGATATGCCGTCATATAGGCTTTACGCGAGATACAATACTACTGACGTGAGTTACGAGTACTTGACTTACGGCGATTTATGGCTTGTCAGAAGCAACGTTCCCTTAAAGCCGAACATGAAACTCTACTTAATCTTCTCGTCATATCCTGATGAAACTCCCCCCTCTGTACGAATAACTTACTACAGTCCTACCAAGCCTATCTCAGGAAAGAGCGTAGTAACTGTGTATATCGCAGCTACTGACACTGGCTGGGGTCTTGACACGGTCAAATTGCTGTATAGGAAGGCCGGAGACTATGAGTGGAGTGAAGTGGGTGTGCAAGAATCTCAAGGCACCTACATAGCTCAAATACCTCAACTACAGACTAACCAGGTGGTAGTAAAGGCAGTAGCTATTGACTTGGCCGGACACGTGAGTGAGACTCCTGAAGTACTCATAGACTACATTGAAGCAACACCGACAACTACACCAACCACCACAGTGACAACACCAGCAACAACCCCCACTACTAGCCCAACGACCACAACGCCAGCAACACTAACCACAAGCCCTACAGCGAGTCCTACGACACCTGCAACTACGCCTGTAACTACACCAACTACAACACAGACTATTGCTGGCTTAGTATCGGGAGATACGCTCATTATGCTGGTAGTTCTCGGGATTGCTGCCTTAGCTATAATACTAGTAGTGATTAAGTTTGTGAGGAAAGTTTAA